One window of Saccharopolyspora phatthalungensis genomic DNA carries:
- a CDS encoding DivIVA domain-containing protein, which translates to MYRVFEALDELVTIVEEARGVPMTSGCVVPRGDVLELLDDVRDAIPQELDDAQDVLDHRDQMVSTAEAAADKSVTDARNEADRTIATARAEAEQLLADAREQADELLAEARAQAEQTVTAGRREYEDYIGRAQSEADRMVQAGRAAYEQSVHEGKAEQARLVADTEVVQAANGEAKRIVDEANDDAERLRTECDAYVDSRLADFEDLLGRTLRTVGKGRQQLRSPMGAPFDYEEWHAGGPGVSQNGGNGGR; encoded by the coding sequence ACGATCGTCGAGGAAGCACGTGGTGTACCCATGACGTCCGGGTGCGTGGTGCCCCGCGGCGATGTGCTGGAGCTGCTCGACGACGTGCGGGACGCGATCCCGCAGGAGCTCGACGACGCCCAGGACGTGCTCGACCACCGCGATCAAATGGTGTCCACCGCCGAGGCCGCGGCCGACAAGTCGGTCACCGACGCCCGCAACGAGGCCGACCGCACGATCGCCACGGCGCGTGCCGAGGCCGAGCAGTTGCTCGCCGATGCCCGCGAGCAGGCCGACGAACTGCTGGCCGAGGCGCGGGCGCAGGCCGAGCAGACGGTGACCGCCGGCCGCCGCGAGTACGAGGACTACATCGGCCGCGCCCAGTCCGAGGCCGACCGCATGGTGCAGGCCGGCCGGGCCGCCTACGAGCAGTCGGTCCATGAGGGCAAGGCCGAGCAGGCCCGCCTGGTGGCCGATACCGAGGTGGTGCAGGCCGCGAACGGCGAGGCCAAGCGCATTGTTGACGAGGCCAACGACGACGCCGAGCGGCTGCGCACCGAGTGCGACGCCTACGTCGACTCGCGGCTTGCGGACTTCGAGGACCTGCTCGGCCGCACGCTGCGCACCGTCGGCAAGGGCCGTCAGCAACTGCGCAGCCCGATGGGCGCCCCGTTCGACTACGAGGAATGGCACGCTGGCGGACCTGGGGTTTCGCAAAACGGGGGCAATGGGGGCCGGTAG